A stretch of DNA from Actinomycetota bacterium:
CTCACCGAGGCCGAGGAGAAGGCCACCATCCGCGCCTCGCTGCGCCAGCTCGGCACCTACGAGGTGGAGAACGTTCGCGACACCGAGCTGCTGACGCCGTTCCGGGAGCGCGCGCTCGCACCGTTCCTCCGCCGTATCACCGACCTGGGCCGTCGCCTCACGCCGGTCGAGTCCGCCCGGCGCAAGCTCATCCTGTCCGGACGGGCGAGCCCCGACGCGCTCGACCGCTTCCTGGCGATGCGCGTGTTGTTCCTCGCGCTCATCCCGGTGTGGTTCGTGCTCGTGTTCTTCGTCGCGCCCATCTCCGGGAGCGCGGCATTCGCCGTGTTCGGTCTGCTCGCGGCGACCTCGTTCCTGGGGCCGGAGGCGATCCTCAACCGGCGCGTGGCCGAGCGGCAGTACAAGATCCGCGTCAAGCTGCCCGACATCCTCGACCTGCTCACCATCAGCGTCGAGGCGGGGCTCGGCTTCGAGCAGGCGCTCGACCGCACGGTCGCCTCGGTGCCCGGGCCACTCTCGGAGGAGTTCGTGCGGATGCTGGGTGAGACCCGCGCCGGTGCCACCCGGGCCGAGGCCATGCGGGCGCTGGACGAGCGCACCGACGTACCCGAAGTGCGCTCGTTCGTGCTCGCCATCCTCCAGGCCGACACCTTCGGTGTCTCGATCGGGCGCGTGCTCCGCGCCCAGGCCGACGAGATGCGCGTCAAGCGCCGTCAGCTCGCGCAGGAGCAGGCGCAGAAGGCACCGGTGAAGATGCTCATCCCCATGGTGTTCTGCATCTTCCCCGCGCTCTTCGTCGTCGTCATCGGGCCCGCGGTCATCAACATCTACAACCAGTTCCTGAACAAGTAGCCAGCTCCGCTGTGCCGGTCGGTGCAAGGCTGCGGGCCGAGGCCATGCAGGCTGAGGACACGCAGGTCGACGACAAACCCCCACGCGCCACCATGCGCGTGCCGCGCCCGTCGCTGCTCGGTGTGGTGGGCGCCGCCGTCGTCGTCTGGGGTCTCGTCACCGGCCTCCGGCCGTTGTTCGACAACTCGTTCCTGACCCACCTGGCCACCGGTCGCCTCATCCTCGACCACGGCATCCCCCGGGCCGACCCCTACTCGTTCACCGCCCCCGGCCACCCCTGGGTCGTGCAGTCGTGGCTCGCATCGGTCCTCTACGCCGGTCTCGAGCGTCAGCTGGGCGATTGGTCCCTTGTCGTCCTCCACGGCGCCCAGACCGCGCTGCTGGCCCTGCTGGCGTGGCGCCTCACCCGTCCCGCCGGCAGCGTCATCGCCCGCATCGTGGCCGTGAGCCCGGTCGTGGCGCTGGGGGGGAAGCTGTGGTCGTCGCGCCCGCTGCTCTTCGGCCTCACGCTCTTCGCGGTGACCGTGCTGCTCGCGGAGGACGACCGGCGATCGCCGCGCTGGTTGCTTCCCGCGGGGTGGGTCTGGGTCAACACACACGGCAGCTTCCCGTTCGGGCCGCTCTACCTCGGCCTCCGCGCCGTGGGCCGGCGCCTCGACCACCGGCCCCCGCGCCGGCTCCTCCGCCTGCTCGCCTTCTCTGTCGTGGGCACGGCTCTCGGTGCCCTCAACCCCCTCGGGTTGCGCCTGCTGCTGTTCCCCGTGCACCTGCTCGGCCAGCGCGCGGTGCTGTCGCACGTCATCGAATGGCAGTCGCCCGACTTCTCGAAGCCCGAGAACCTCATCTTCCTGGGGCACCTGCTGCTGGCCCTGCTCCTGCTCATGCGCCGGCCGTCGTGGGAGGACGGGATCGTGGCTGCCGGCTTCGGCCTGCTCGGCGCCGTCGCGCTGCGCAACACCGCGGTCGCGTCGTTCGCGCTGGCCCCGGTGCTCGCCCGCGGCCTGGGCCGGATCGGCAGCATCACGGGGGAGCGCCGCTCAGTGCTGTCGGCGACTGCATTCGCCGCCATCGCCGCGCTCGGCCTCGTGCTCACCATCGACGCGGCGCAGGGGCCTGCGTTCTCCCTCAAGTCCTATCCCGTCCGGGAGCTCGACTGGATGGA
This window harbors:
- a CDS encoding type II secretion system F family protein, with product MLILAVTGAAAALGLLLYGVLTEAEEKATIRASLRQLGTYEVENVRDTELLTPFRERALAPFLRRITDLGRRLTPVESARRKLILSGRASPDALDRFLAMRVLFLALIPVWFVLVFFVAPISGSAAFAVFGLLAATSFLGPEAILNRRVAERQYKIRVKLPDILDLLTISVEAGLGFEQALDRTVASVPGPLSEEFVRMLGETRAGATRAEAMRALDERTDVPEVRSFVLAILQADTFGVSIGRVLRAQADEMRVKRRQLAQEQAQKAPVKMLIPMVFCIFPALFVVVIGPAVINIYNQFLNK